The sequence TCCAGGTAGATGTCCCACGCCTTCACCGCTTCGTGCGGACAGTCCATGCGCACAAACTCAAACGGAAGCCGGAGGAGAACTCCCTCGCCGAGCCCCCCGACCAGTCCGTGTCTGCGCGTGCGATCGAGAATCCGCACCATCGCGTCGGGGTCGCGATCCTGCCGGGCACGCTTGAGCAGCAACCGGTAGTCCAGCACGGCCTCGGTCGGCCGCCCCGCAAGAAGAAACGCTTCCGCGCGTTCGCCGCGCGCCGTGGCGTCTTCCGGAGACTGCGAGAGGTGTGCGGTCAGTTCCCCGATTGCCGGGTACCACTCCCCTCGCGAGAGGTGGCGTCGCGCACGATCCCGATGCACTTCCCGACGCGGAAGACGCGACAACCCGAGCACCGTCGCCATCAGCAACCCTGCGGCGAATCCTCCGCCATGCGAACCCCAGGCCACTCCACCGGTCGCCCCGCCGACAGCCACAAGTCCGTGAGCCAGCTGGAGCCCCGCCCACACGAGAATCGCCGGGACCACACCGACTCGCGCCACGCCCGCACGGTTCACCCCGTGGAGCAACGCGAACAGGAAGTACAGAATGCGCACTCTCCGATGGCGAAATGCGACGAGCGCGGCACCCAGGAATGCCGCGACCCCGCCCGACGCGCCCACCACCGGTGCCGTCCATGAGGGACTCCCGACCGGAGTGATCGCTGCCTGAATCCAGCACCCCGCGACACCGCCGGCCACAAAGAGCAGCGCCAGTGCGGAGACGCCGATCCGGGATTCAATCTGGCGTCCAAACACCCAGAGGTAGAGGGCGTTGCCGAGCACATGGAACCAGTTTCCATGCACGAACAGGGACAGGACCGCGGCCGTCAGGCTGGGGGAGTCCGGACGAAAGGAAGCGTGAACAAGAGAGGCGTGCAGCCCGGGAAGGACACGACCGGCCGCAAAGATCAGGAGGCAGACCGATACAAGGCACGCGGTTCCAACCGGCGGGTGCCCGTCTCGTCCGTCGGCTTCGGTGCCGACCGGAAAGAAAAAGAAGAAATACACTCCTACCCCCCCCGAACGGAGGCTCGACCCCAACGGAGGCGGCAACAGGAGACCCCGCTCACTTCCTCACGCGCAAGGTCGCTCCGGACCGCGGTGAGACAGGGGGGCTAGTCCTCCTCTTCCTCGACTTCCTCCCAGGACGCATCCACTGCGTTCCGGGGATCGAGTCGCTTTCCACCGGTCTCCGCACTTCCCTCGCGGGGGGGCGCTCCCACACGGAATATCCCGCGCACGAAACGCGCTACCATCCACGCGAAGAGGCCGAACAGGACCGTCCGGATCAGGGACATGGTCCGCTCGCGTTCGGAGGAATCATCGGTCATCCGCCGGGGGATCTTGAATGTCTCCGCTCCACGGGTGCGTGGGCGGAGCCGGGGGCGGTTCCCGGGGAATGTCCGGTGGCGAGGCAAAGGACTCAACCGTGTGCAGATCTTCGGACTCCTCCGGGAGCACCAGCAGGAGTGCGACATAGACCACGGCGACAAACCCGGCGCTCAGGAGCCCCGCCAACACCATTGCCAGTCGGAGGACATTGGAGTCCGCGCCCATGTGGGCGGCCAGGCCTCCGGCGATTCCGCCCAGCATCCGGTCCGACCGGGAACGCAGGAGCGGGCTGCGGCCTGCAAGCCCCGTACGATTCCGAACGCCCGGGAAGATCAGGGCCAGCCCCACACCCACCAGGAGAACCCCCCCGATCAGCGGCAGAAAGACCCCGCCGAACAACACCGACCACGGCGAGACCAGACCCAGCAGCCATGCAAGAAACAGCGCCGCAAGCGCGACCAGTGCAAACCCTCCGGTCCGGGCTCGATCCAGTTCGGGCGGCGGCTCCACCTCCACTTCCTCTTCCCGGGGGGCCAGCAGGAACCCGGCCAGATAGAGGGCAATCCCCATTCCCCCCACCGTGGCCAGCACAATCCACGCCACTCGGAGAAGATCCGCATTCCATCCCATCGACCGGGCCAGTCCACCACAAACACCCACGATCACCCTGTCCGACGAACTCTTTTCAAACTTACGCATTCGATCACCTTCCTCTTCCCACTGACCAGACTGTACCACTCGCCGCACGCTGGCAAGTCTCGCATCCAACTACGCGGGCCTCCCTCCTGAAGTTCCCGGTCCTGATTCAGTCCTGGGATCCAGCGCATCCCGAACCCCGTCGCCCACGAGGTTGAGTCCCAGCACAGTCGCCGCCAGAAACACACCCGGGAAGAGCGCAATCCACGGGGCTGCGGTCATGTGCTCCTTCCCTGCCGCCACCATCGCGCCCCAGCTGGCCATCGGGGGCTGCGCGCCAAGCCCCAGAAACGAGAGGCTCGCCTCCGCGAGGATTGTGGTCGCCACCCCCATGCTGAAAGAGATGATGAGCGGGCTCGCGCAGTTCGGAAAGACATGGCGCCACATCACGCGGAGAGGTGTCATCCCCAGTGCTCTCGCAGCGACGACGAACTCCCTCCCGCGAACAGACAGGGCCTCTCCCCGCACGAGGCGTGCCACTTCGGCCCATCCCACCACGGCCAGCGCGAAGAATGCCACGCCCGGCCCCGGTTCAAACGCCGCCGTGATCCCGATGAGCAGAAGAAGCGACGGGAACGCCAGAAAGACATCCGCTGTCCGCATAATCAGCCCGTCCACCTTCCCGCCCAGAGCACCCGCCATGAGCCCCAGCACCGCTCCCGCAAGCACCGCCAGCGTTCGCGCACCCACGCCCACCGCCAGCGACAGGCGCGCCCCATGGAGCGTACGCGCCAGGACATCCCGGCCCTGTCCATCCGTGCCGAACGGGTGCTCCGCAGACGGCGGCAACAGGCGTGCATGAAGATCGGACTCCAGCGGCCCCGACGGAGCGATCACCCCTGCGAAGACCGCGCCGCAGAGAACCACGAGCACGAGCATTCCGCCGACACAGACCCCGGAATCCCGAGCGAGCTTCCTCATGACACGCATCAGGAATCTCTCCCGGAGTGGAACGATCGTCGTATGCGCGGATCCAGCACTCCATACCCCAGGTCCACGAGGAGGTTCACCCCGACGAAGATCACCGCCAGGAAGAGCACGGTTCCCTGAATGGCCGGGAGATCCCTCCTCAGAATCGCCTGCAAGGCATACTGCCCCACGCCGGGCCACGCGAAGATCGACTCCGTGAGAACCGACCCCGACAGGTAGCTTCCAAAGTCCAGACCGATCAGCGTGGTCACTGGAACCAGGGCATTTCGGAGTGCGTGCCGCAGCATCACCACGGTCTCCGTGGCACCCTTCGCCCGGGCGGTCCGTATGAAGTCGCTCCCCAGTACTTCCAGGAGACTCGCCCGCGTCATCCGCGCGAGAACCGCTGCAGAGCGAAGACCGAGCGCTAGCGCGGGGAGCACAATCGCTCGCGGATCGGCGGTCACATAGCCGGACGGCGGCACCCACCGCAGCACCAGCGCGAACACCCACAGGAGGAGAATGCCGGACCAGAACACCGGCGTGGAAATCCCCCCCAGCGCGAAAACCATGGCCAGCCGATCCCGCCACCCACCGGGCCACGCGGCCGCCACAATCCCCAGAGTCAGACCCATGATCACCGCGAAGGCCATCGCGGCGGCTGCCAGCAGCACCGTTCGCGGGAAGCGCTCCGCCAGTTCCTCCGCGACCGGTCGGCCCGTCGCAAAGGAATCTCCCAGGTCCCCACGAACGAGACCCTTCAGGTAAGCCGCATACCGCACCGCGACCGGGCGGTCGAGCCCCAGCTCCCGGCGGATGGAGACCAGATCCTCCTCACGGTAGCGGTCCCCGGCCAGAGAGCGCGCCGCGTCTCCGGGAAGGAGATCGGACAGCACGAAAGTCACCAGCGTGACACCAAGCAGAACAGGCAGAAGCGCAAGAAGGCGTCGCGGTAGGAAGCTCACCCCCCTCCTCCTGCAGCAGAGTTCACCGGGCGCACATCCAGCCAGCGCTCGGAAGATGGAACGGGCCGCGGGGAGAACCCACGGACGCGATCCGAGACCGCCACTTCCAGCACCGGATGCCACAGGTAGATCCACGGCGCCAGCGCGTGAACAGTGCGATCTGCCCGGGCGATCCGCTGAGCTCTTCGGGCGGGATCCCGCTCGAGATCCATCTCCGCCAGGAGACGATCCACCCCGTCATCCCGGAAGCGAGCCCGATTGCCCCCGCCGCCGACATTGTCCGAATGGAAGAGCGGCTGGAGGAAGTTCTCCGCGTCCGGATAATCCGCATACCAGTTGATGAAGAAGGCCGGGGCCAACCCCCGGTCGATGGAGGCCTTCAGCGCATTCCAGTCCCGCCTTCGGATCACCGAACGGACCCCGACCGCTGCCAGATCCGCCTGCACCGCTTCCAGAATCGCCGATACTCTCGGAGACGGACGCTGCCACATCTCCAGAACCCAGTCGCTGGAAACGCCCGCCTCGGCCAGAAGTTCCCGCGCCCGGGCAGGGTCGTAGGACCACGCTTCGCCGGTGCCTCCACCCGGAAGACCCGGCGGAACCGCTCCCGTCGCCCGGACCCCCCGGCCGCCAAGGAGGGTCGACAGGATCAGGTCCCCGTTCACGGCATGATTGAGCGCGCGACGCACCCGGACATCCGCAAGAACGGGGTCGTCGTTGTTCAACCCGACATACTCCACAACCAGTGCCACACGCCGCGCGATGGTGGCCCCGCCCGGCGGAGAAGAGGACCACCTGTCCGAGACCGACGGGGGAATCTCCAGAATGTCCAGGCGCCCCACCTCAAACTCAGCGGCGCGCGTGAAGTCCTCTGGCAGAATCCGGACGGTGACAGCGCGGAATGCGGGTGCGCGCCCGTGCCAGTACGGGTTTGGCACGAACGATAGATGCGAGTCGCCCACTCGCTCCTTCAGAACCCACGGACCGGTGGATACCGCCCCTGACTCCCCACCGTCTACCGGAAGAACCACCGCGTTCGGCATGGCCAGCAGCCCCAGGAACGCCGCGGATGCTTCGGCAAGCTCTACTTCCACGATATCCGGGGCCGGCGCGCGCAGACCTTCGGGGGGATCGCCTCCGTTGGCGTGGAAGCGGGCTGCGCCTTTCACGCGATCCAGAACCCACGCGCGCGGCGAGGCCGTCTGCGGGTCGAGAAGGCGCACGAAAGTGCGGATCACATCCGCGGAGGTGATCGACGAACCATCCGATGCGCGGGCCTCCGGATCCAGATGAAAGCGATAGAGTCGTCCGTCATCGGAGAGTTCCCATGCCCGCGCGAGCGACGGGACGATCTCCCCCCCGCCATCAAACGCGACGAGGCCTTCGTGGAGCATGGCGAGCGCCTGACCTCCCACAACATCGACCGCGCGCGCAGGATCCAGCGTCGCGGGGCCGGAACTCCACGCGAGACGAAGTTCATCCGCGGGAAGGGAACCCGAATCCGGCGCGCACCCGACCGCCGAAATCAGAAGGGCTAGTAACCATCCCCCGCCAGAATGAAATCGCCCGTTCCTGAGGAATCGACGAAGAGGAACCTCCTCCGCGGAGAACGATACTCCCAGATTTCCACCGGGTGCCCGCCCATCGTCTGCCCTTCCCGGGTGATGCGTTCGTCCGGTTCTCCGTACTTCACAAGAATGCTCCCGCGATCCGTATTCCATCCCGTACGCTCCCCCCACTCCACAAAAAGGTCGTTCGCAATGGCGATACGCCGGAACACCTCGTCGCGAAACTCGTTCTCCGGTGTGGACGGCAGCGGATCCTTCGCCATCCAGTACGCTTCGAGAAGTTCCGAGCATTCCGCCCTCTCTCCGGTTCGAATCGCGTGGGCCGTGTCCATGTCGCCGAGAATCATGAGAAGCCGGACAGCATCCTCGGGATACCCCCCCGGCCAACCCGGTCCCGGAACCACCATCAGCAGTGCTTCGGTGCGCTCGGTGACGCGACTCGTCTGCTCCGTCACTTCCACGATCAGACGGTTCGTTCCCGGCACCAGTCGCGCCGTAGGAACCCGAACATCCAGCGACGCTTGCGTGGCGCCCACGGCGGGGATGACCGTGGTGTCTCCCTCCGCGAGATTCCCTCGCCCGACTGCCGAGAAGCCCCACCGGACTCGCCATACAGGACTTTGGCCGGGATCTCCCGCGATGTCGATGCTCCAGAGATACGCCTCTTCCCCCATCCGCACTTCGCGCCGGATGTCCGACGCACGCACACCATCCGGTGTGCGCACGAATCCCGGGGCGCTCACTCGCAGAGGGCCCGTCCTCTTGCGAACACGAACCTCCTCTTCGATGCGGCACGAGGATCCGCTGCCCCGATCCGTCACCGTCACCCGAACACGGCACTTTCCCGGGGACACCTCGAACGAGTAGTCTCCCCGGGCTTCCAAAGCACGGCTGAAGGTGTCCTGCCGATTCGCGGCCCGCGCCTCCGACTCCAGCACGGTGCCCGCAAGCTGGCGGCCCTTTCTCTCGACCACCACCACGACATCGTACCGTGCAAGCTGCCCTCCCCCATCCACTGGAGCGAAGAGCAGGCCCAGGTACGGGATGGCCCAGCGGACCTCCACCGTACCGTCGGCATGAATGCCCGGGCGGGTACTCACTTCCAGAGCGAATGCGGGATCGTCCTCAACGAAGAGTGAAGTGCTGGTTTGAGGAATCCCCCGACAGGGAAAGAGAACAAGGAGCGCAATGAGGACACCTCGGCAGGCGCGCCTCCAGCACTTCACAATCATTCGCTCTCCACAGAGGGGGGTTCAGATACGCTCCGGGAAGGCGGGGGCGCGTCTGATTCAATCTTCCCGTCGCGCAGGCGCACAACCCGCCCGGCTCTCCTTGCGATCGACTCCTCGTGAGTCACGACCACCAGTGTTCGACCCGCGGAATGCAACTCGGCGAACAACTGCATGATCTCCTGACCCGTACGCGAGTCCAGGTTGCCGGTGGGTTCATCCGCCAGAAGGATGGACGGAGAGTTCACCAGTGCCCGGGCCACTGCGACGCGCTGCCGCTGCCCGCCGGACAACTCGCTGGGGCGATGATCCGCGCGATCCGCAAGGGCCACTTCCTCCAGCGCCTGCATGACTCGCTCCCGACGCTCCCGGGGCGAAACGCCCGCGTAGATGAGCGGAAGTTCGACATTGTGGAACGCATCCGAACGCGGGAGCAGATTGAATGTCTGGAACACGAACCCGATCTCCTGATTCCGGATTCGGGCCAACTCGTCATCCTCCAGATCCGAGACGAGCTTCCCGGCCAGTGTGTACTGGCCGGAACTCGGACGATCCAGGCATCCTACGATATTCATCAGTGTGGACTTCCCGGAACCCGACGGTCCCATGATTGCCACATACTCGTTGGAAGTGATCGCAAGGCAAACGGCGTCCAGCGCGAAGATGGTCTCGGCCGCCATGTCGTACCGCTTCGTGACGTCGCGAATCTCGATCAGACTCATGGGGACGGCTCGGAACGCACCGCACTTCCCATGGCCCGGCGCAATCCGGCTTGAGCAAGGCGGAGATCATAGGTGGCGGAAACCAGGCTGGTGCGAGCCCGCGTGTGGTTCACCTGCGCGTCGATCACTTCCAGTATGGTCCCCTCCCCGAGTTTGAAGCGCTCCTGCGCCAGTCGGAGATCTTCTTCCGCTGAGCGTACTCCGCTCCCGGCCACGCCAATGGACTCCCGCGCAATCTCCACATCCAGATGCGCGGAGTGAACCCCCAGAACGACCTCTCTCTCCGCGCTCTCCACCGCAGCTTCCGAGGAAAGCAACGACGAGCGGGCCTGCCGGACGCCGGCTGTGGTCAGAAACCCGTCGAAGACCGTGAAGTCCAGACTGACGCCATAGCTCCATTCGGTACGCTCATCGTTGAGGGCGCTCCACTCTGTATCCTGATAGCTGATCCCGCTCCAGAGATTGAGCGACGGGAAAAACCCCGACTGAGCGGAGCGCACGCCCCACCTCTCCGCGCCCACCCCCGCCCGAGCGGTTCCGAGACGCGGGTGCGAGGCCCGGGCTGCCTTCACAGCATCGCCGAGCACTGGCAAGTCCTCCGCGGGGGGAGCATCGTCCAGAAGTTCCAGATCCTCCAGAGGATCCAGCCCGACGAACGACGCCAGGCCCGCGGTCGCAAGGCGACGGTCCCGCTTGGCGCGAAGGAGCGCGAGTTGATTGTTCGAGTGGTCCACTTCGGCCTTGAAGACATCCGCCCGGGTCGCGGCTCCCAGGTCCAGCATGGCGCGGGTCTTCTTCAGTTGCTCCGCGGAAAGCCTCACGGCTTCTTCATTCACTTCGCGAAGTGCATCGCTCCGCAGCGCCTCCACAAAGAGACGCTCGGTCTCGTACGCCACTTCCTGAGCCGCGGAGCGCAGCGCCTCGGTCGCCCCTGTTCTTCGGGCGAGGGAAGCTCGGTATCCGGACAGTCTGCCCATTCCGTCGAAGAGCGTCAGGGAGGCGTTTCCGCTGAGGCGGTAAGATTGATCGTCTATCTCGAAATCCCCACCCTGCATGAAGAACGACTTCTCCTCATAGCGGGTCCACCCGCCGCTCATGGAAAGCCGCGGCAGGTATGCGGACCGCGCCCCCAACACACTGGCCTTCGCCGACTGAACATCCGCCCGCGCCGACCGAACACTGAGATTCCGCTTGAGCGCCAGGCCCCTGCATTCGGTCAGCGTGATCGCGGCGGAGTCCGTCACCACGCACTGAAGAACCGCGGAGAAGAGGGTGCCAAACAGAATGAGCTGAAGAGTGCGCTTCAAGGGTGACCTCCCGATCGCTGCAGACTTTCGTTCGCACGCATTGGATGACTACGGACATGAGAGCACGGAGGTTCCGTGAATGCCATCGCCTAGAGGGTTCCCTGCATCCAGGCGGTCGCGGCGCGAGACGAGAACACGAGAAGCGCCTTGAAAACCCAGTACGACCCGCAGACCCACCTTGCTGTCCCGCGAGAGAGTCCGTGCACCGCCATCACTCCAAGCAGGAGGAACCAGAGATTCAGAAGGGAGAATACATCGAACAAGTCCAGGAAGATCCCCGTCCACGAGTGGAAGTCCACGCCCGGAATCAGGGCCGGGCTGAAGGCCACCTCGAGGGTTCCGCTCAGACTTGCCAGCAAGCCATGCGCCAGAACCCCGACGCAGCTGACCGTCCAAGCGAGGAAAAAGAGCGCCAGGCTTCCTCCAAAGGCCGGATCCCCTCCGGCCACCTTCACCCCCAGATGGAGTAGCACGGCCCCGAGAAAGCCGAAGACCAGCGTCGAAAGCACGCCCTGCCCGACACCCTTGGCATAGTCGGCCGCGGTGAGGTTCTCCGGATCCGGCAGCGCCGCCATGGCGGCCTCCACATCCTCTTCAGGCAGGTCGAACCTCTGAAGCGCGCTTTCCTGGACTTCTCGGCCAAAACGCAGCGATTCCTGGTACTGCACTCCCTGCCCGGCTCCCAGGAGAAGCACACAGACGAGAAGCGACGGAATCCAGAACGGATGAATGGCCAGCGCGCCAAACGCGACGGTCGGAGATCGGACGAGCTCACGCAGGATTGCCCACCCAATCCCGGGAGAAGTCTCTTCCGCTGTCGGTGGCTGGAGGTCGGCCGATGTCATGAGATCACCCCCTGGCTTATTCACCTTGCCATGCACAGCCGCGTCCTCGTCGGCTGTGCACACTACTTGTTGAAGGTGAAGCTCAGCGGGATCACGATCGTGGCTTTCACGGGGTTGCCACTCTGCTCCGCAGGAATGAAGCGCCACTTCTTGACCGCTCGAATCGCGGCATCGTTGAAGATCTCTGCATCGGACCTGACGACCGTCACATGCATGACCTTGCCTCGCTCATCAATCGTGACCTTCAGCAGAACCTCACCCTCAATCCCCGCGCGACGCGCCAGATCCGGATACTCCGGGATTACGCGCTTCTTCACCTTGGGCATCTTGTCAAAAACATAGAACTCTTGCGACGCAGGCGGAGGAGGAGGCGGAGGAGGAAGATCATCAAGGTCCAGCGCGGTGTCCTCAATCGTCTCTTCTTCGTCCACGCTCTCGTCAATGGCCTCGACCGGAATCTTCGGGCGCTGGATCTCCTTAGGCGGCGGCGGGATCTCGATCTCCGGAGGGAGCTCGATAACCTCCAGCTCCTCAGTCACCATCCTGTAGGGAGTGATGTTGATTTCACCCCAGACAGCGAACACAAGCAGGTGCATGCCCAGCGAGATCGCCAGCGCGACATCAAAGTACTTGCGGTACTGATCCTTGAACCGGACATTGGCGGTCGCGGACACGGAATCAGCCCCCTTCCTTCTCAAAATCGGTCGTGAAGGAGACCCGAGTGGCGTTGGCCAGCTTCAGTTGCTCCATCACCTGGTCCACTACCCGAAAGGGAGTCTGCTTGTCGGTATTGAACGCCACGATGAGCGCGGGATTCGCCACGAGCTTCATATAGACGAGCCCTTCCACCTGATCCACGGCAACGATCTTGTCATTGATGCTGATCTGTGAAGCCCGGTCGATCCATATGTGAGAAACCCTCTCGCGCGGCACCTTCACCGCGGCTTCCGCCTTGGGCATCTCGACAGGCAAACCATCCTCCAGCTTGAAGATGGTGGTGACCATGAAGAACACCAGCAGGAGAAAGGCAATGTCCGCCATCGAGGAGGTCGGGATGTTCTGGCCGACATTGGACTTCCTCGAAAACTTGGCCATTATTGCACCACTTCCATTCCCTTGATGGAGATCTTCGCCGCATCCGCAAGGCGGAGTTCATCCAGAATGTCCACCATGGTGCCATAGAATGCGTCGGGGTGAATCTCCAGCTGAATGACGAGCTTTTCATTCTCCCCGATGCGTCTTCGCACCTCCGCTTCGATGCCCGAAACCGGAATCCCCGCGCCGTCCAGATAGATCAGATTGTTGGCCTGAGCTTTGATCTTCAGGATGTTCTTCTGGGAGATGGTCGCCGTCTCCGAAGCCTGACCGGGAAGCTGCATGGGCAGCCCCTGTTCGACATTGAAGATGGTACTCACCAGGAAGAAAATCAGCAGAAGGAACGCGATGTCGGACATCGACGCGGTCGAGATGTCGTCATCCGTTCGCTTCCGTCTTTTGAACTTCACCGCCATGACGCGTGCTCCTCGTGGCGGGGGGAGGCAACGCCCCGCACCCCGCCGAAGGCTGTCGGACTACTCGGCAGCTGACCGCTCCAGCCCGAGATCCACCAGTGTGTCCACCAGATCCGCAGAGGTCTCCTGCATCTCGATCACGAAGCGATCAATCTGCGAGACGAAGTAGTTGTGGAAGATGGACATCGGGATCGCGA is a genomic window of Gemmatimonadota bacterium containing:
- a CDS encoding biopolymer transporter ExbD produces the protein MAKFSRKSNVGQNIPTSSMADIAFLLLVFFMVTTIFKLEDGLPVEMPKAEAAVKVPRERVSHIWIDRASQISINDKIVAVDQVEGLVYMKLVANPALIVAFNTDKQTPFRVVDQVMEQLKLANATRVSFTTDFEKEGG
- a CDS encoding ABC transporter permease, with amino-acid sequence MSFLPRRLLALLPVLLGVTLVTFVLSDLLPGDAARSLAGDRYREEDLVSIRRELGLDRPVAVRYAAYLKGLVRGDLGDSFATGRPVAEELAERFPRTVLLAAAAMAFAVIMGLTLGIVAAAWPGGWRDRLAMVFALGGISTPVFWSGILLLWVFALVLRWVPPSGYVTADPRAIVLPALALGLRSAAVLARMTRASLLEVLGSDFIRTARAKGATETVVMLRHALRNALVPVTTLIGLDFGSYLSGSVLTESIFAWPGVGQYALQAILRRDLPAIQGTVLFLAVIFVGVNLLVDLGYGVLDPRIRRSFHSGRDS
- a CDS encoding biopolymer transporter ExbD, translated to MAVKFKRRKRTDDDISTASMSDIAFLLLIFFLVSTIFNVEQGLPMQLPGQASETATISQKNILKIKAQANNLIYLDGAGIPVSGIEAEVRRRIGENEKLVIQLEIHPDAFYGTMVDILDELRLADAAKISIKGMEVVQ
- a CDS encoding YIP1 family protein; this translates as MTSADLQPPTAEETSPGIGWAILRELVRSPTVAFGALAIHPFWIPSLLVCVLLLGAGQGVQYQESLRFGREVQESALQRFDLPEEDVEAAMAALPDPENLTAADYAKGVGQGVLSTLVFGFLGAVLLHLGVKVAGGDPAFGGSLALFFLAWTVSCVGVLAHGLLASLSGTLEVAFSPALIPGVDFHSWTGIFLDLFDVFSLLNLWFLLLGVMAVHGLSRGTARWVCGSYWVFKALLVFSSRAATAWMQGTL
- a CDS encoding ABC transporter substrate-binding protein → MLHEGLVAFDGGGEIVPSLARAWELSDDGRLYRFHLDPEARASDGSSITSADVIRTFVRLLDPQTASPRAWVLDRVKGAARFHANGGDPPEGLRAPAPDIVEVELAEASAAFLGLLAMPNAVVLPVDGGESGAVSTGPWVLKERVGDSHLSFVPNPYWHGRAPAFRAVTVRILPEDFTRAAEFEVGRLDILEIPPSVSDRWSSSPPGGATIARRVALVVEYVGLNNDDPVLADVRVRRALNHAVNGDLILSTLLGGRGVRATGAVPPGLPGGGTGEAWSYDPARARELLAEAGVSSDWVLEMWQRPSPRVSAILEAVQADLAAVGVRSVIRRRDWNALKASIDRGLAPAFFINWYADYPDAENFLQPLFHSDNVGGGGNRARFRDDGVDRLLAEMDLERDPARRAQRIARADRTVHALAPWIYLWHPVLEVAVSDRVRGFSPRPVPSSERWLDVRPVNSAAGGGG
- a CDS encoding ABC transporter permease; the encoded protein is MRKLARDSGVCVGGMLVLVVLCGAVFAGVIAPSGPLESDLHARLLPPSAEHPFGTDGQGRDVLARTLHGARLSLAVGVGARTLAVLAGAVLGLMAGALGGKVDGLIMRTADVFLAFPSLLLLIGITAAFEPGPGVAFFALAVVGWAEVARLVRGEALSVRGREFVVAARALGMTPLRVMWRHVFPNCASPLIISFSMGVATTILAEASLSFLGLGAQPPMASWGAMVAAGKEHMTAAPWIALFPGVFLAATVLGLNLVGDGVRDALDPRTESGPGTSGGRPA
- a CDS encoding ABC transporter ATP-binding protein, whose translation is MSLIEIRDVTKRYDMAAETIFALDAVCLAITSNEYVAIMGPSGSGKSTLMNIVGCLDRPSSGQYTLAGKLVSDLEDDELARIRNQEIGFVFQTFNLLPRSDAFHNVELPLIYAGVSPRERRERVMQALEEVALADRADHRPSELSGGQRQRVAVARALVNSPSILLADEPTGNLDSRTGQEIMQLFAELHSAGRTLVVVTHEESIARRAGRVVRLRDGKIESDAPPPSRSVSEPPSVESE
- a CDS encoding energy transducer TonB, with amino-acid sequence MSATANVRFKDQYRKYFDVALAISLGMHLLVFAVWGEINITPYRMVTEELEVIELPPEIEIPPPPKEIQRPKIPVEAIDESVDEEETIEDTALDLDDLPPPPPPPPASQEFYVFDKMPKVKKRVIPEYPDLARRAGIEGEVLLKVTIDERGKVMHVTVVRSDAEIFNDAAIRAVKKWRFIPAEQSGNPVKATIVIPLSFTFNK
- a CDS encoding TolC family protein gives rise to the protein MKRTLQLILFGTLFSAVLQCVVTDSAAITLTECRGLALKRNLSVRSARADVQSAKASVLGARSAYLPRLSMSGGWTRYEEKSFFMQGGDFEIDDQSYRLSGNASLTLFDGMGRLSGYRASLARRTGATEALRSAAQEVAYETERLFVEALRSDALREVNEEAVRLSAEQLKKTRAMLDLGAATRADVFKAEVDHSNNQLALLRAKRDRRLATAGLASFVGLDPLEDLELLDDAPPAEDLPVLGDAVKAARASHPRLGTARAGVGAERWGVRSAQSGFFPSLNLWSGISYQDTEWSALNDERTEWSYGVSLDFTVFDGFLTTAGVRQARSSLLSSEAAVESAEREVVLGVHSAHLDVEIARESIGVAGSGVRSAEEDLRLAQERFKLGEGTILEVIDAQVNHTRARTSLVSATYDLRLAQAGLRRAMGSAVRSEPSP
- a CDS encoding PspC domain-containing protein yields the protein MRKFEKSSSDRVIVGVCGGLARSMGWNADLLRVAWIVLATVGGMGIALYLAGFLLAPREEEVEVEPPPELDRARTGGFALVALAALFLAWLLGLVSPWSVLFGGVFLPLIGGVLLVGVGLALIFPGVRNRTGLAGRSPLLRSRSDRMLGGIAGGLAAHMGADSNVLRLAMVLAGLLSAGFVAVVYVALLLVLPEESEDLHTVESFASPPDIPREPPPAPPTHPWSGDIQDPPADDR
- a CDS encoding rhomboid family intramembrane serine protease, whose amino-acid sequence is MYFFFFFPVGTEADGRDGHPPVGTACLVSVCLLIFAAGRVLPGLHASLVHASFRPDSPSLTAAVLSLFVHGNWFHVLGNALYLWVFGRQIESRIGVSALALLFVAGGVAGCWIQAAITPVGSPSWTAPVVGASGGVAAFLGAALVAFRHRRVRILYFLFALLHGVNRAGVARVGVVPAILVWAGLQLAHGLVAVGGATGGVAWGSHGGGFAAGLLMATVLGLSRLPRREVHRDRARRHLSRGEWYPAIGELTAHLSQSPEDATARGERAEAFLLAGRPTEAVLDYRLLLKRARQDRDPDAMVRILDRTRRHGLVGGLGEGVLLRLPFEFVRMDCPHEAVKAWDIYLEACPEGEAVPLAWLRRGDLLARFPRGQKAAEESWRVILEEHADTEWSEAARDRLRRSERGGNATPQTCIPNETALSGGRQETSARHPRAQIHRPGTRAAYRAGRVRAFLPSPPRRGQR
- a CDS encoding GWxTD domain-containing protein; translation: MIVKCWRRACRGVLIALLVLFPCRGIPQTSTSLFVEDDPAFALEVSTRPGIHADGTVEVRWAIPYLGLLFAPVDGGGQLARYDVVVVVERKGRQLAGTVLESEARAANRQDTFSRALEARGDYSFEVSPGKCRVRVTVTDRGSGSSCRIEEEVRVRKRTGPLRVSAPGFVRTPDGVRASDIRREVRMGEEAYLWSIDIAGDPGQSPVWRVRWGFSAVGRGNLAEGDTTVIPAVGATQASLDVRVPTARLVPGTNRLIVEVTEQTSRVTERTEALLMVVPGPGWPGGYPEDAVRLLMILGDMDTAHAIRTGERAECSELLEAYWMAKDPLPSTPENEFRDEVFRRIAIANDLFVEWGERTGWNTDRGSILVKYGEPDERITREGQTMGGHPVEIWEYRSPRRRFLFVDSSGTGDFILAGDGY